The following are encoded in a window of Mycobacterium decipiens genomic DNA:
- a CDS encoding ANTAR domain-containing response regulator produces the protein MTGPTIDADAAVPRRVLIAEDEALIRMDLAEMLREEGYDIVGEAGDGQEAVEMAELHKPDLVIMDVKMPRRDGIDAASEIASKRIAPIVVLTAFSQRDLVERARDAGAMAYLVKPFTISDLIPAIELALSRFSEITALEGEVATLSDRLETRKLVERAKGLLQAHQGMTEPDAFKWIQRAAMDRRTTMKRVAEVILETLGTPKDTAKDAAKDAKGAKDG, from the coding sequence ATGACCGGCCCCACCATCGACGCCGATGCCGCTGTCCCACGTCGGGTCCTGATTGCGGAAGACGAAGCGCTCATTCGCATGGACCTAGCCGAGATGCTGCGAGAGGAGGGGTATGACATCGTCGGGGAGGCCGGCGACGGCCAGGAAGCCGTCGAAATGGCCGAGCTTCACAAACCCGACCTGGTGATCATGGACGTCAAGATGCCGCGCCGTGACGGCATCGACGCCGCATCCGAGATCGCCAGCAAGCGCATCGCGCCGATCGTGGTGCTGACCGCGTTCAGCCAGCGCGATCTGGTCGAACGTGCGCGCGATGCCGGGGCGATGGCGTACCTGGTCAAACCCTTCACCATCAGCGACCTGATTCCGGCCATCGAGCTGGCGCTCAGCCGGTTCAGTGAGATCACCGCGCTGGAGGGCGAAGTGGCGACGCTGTCTGACCGGCTGGAAACCCGCAAGCTGGTGGAACGCGCCAAGGGCCTGCTGCAGGCCCACCAAGGTATGACCGAGCCGGACGCGTTCAAGTGGATTCAGCGTGCCGCCATGGACCGGCGGACCACGATGAAGCGGGTCGCCGAAGTCATTCTGGAAACTCTTGGCACACCCAAGGACACCGCGAAGGACGCCGCCAAAGACGCTAAAGGCGCTAAAGACGGCTAG
- a CDS encoding lipid-transfer protein, with protein MSTPEPVYVLGAGMHPWGKWGNDFTEYGVVAARAALADAGLDWRQIQLVAGADTIRNGYPGFVAGATFAQKLGWNGVPVSSSYAACASGSQALQSARAQILAGFCDVALVIGADTTPKGFFAPVGGERRSDPDWQRFHLIGATNPVYFALLARRRMDLYGATLEDFAQVKVKNSRHGRQNPNARYRKEVSVDDVLASQVVADPLRLLDICATSDGAAALIVASAKFAREHLGSLNGVPSVRAVSTVTPRYPQHLPELPDIATDSTAVVPAPDRVFKDQILDAAYAEAGIGPEDLSLAEVYDLSTALELDWYEHLGLCAKGEAEALLRSGATSIGGKVPVNPSGGLACFGEAIPAQAIAQVCELTWQLRGQATGRQVVDATVGVTANQGLFGHGSSVIVAR; from the coding sequence ATGAGCACTCCCGAGCCGGTTTACGTTCTGGGCGCCGGAATGCACCCCTGGGGCAAATGGGGCAACGACTTCACCGAGTACGGCGTGGTCGCGGCGCGGGCCGCGCTGGCGGACGCCGGTTTGGATTGGCGTCAGATCCAATTGGTCGCCGGGGCCGACACCATCCGAAACGGCTATCCGGGATTCGTGGCCGGCGCCACGTTTGCGCAGAAGCTCGGGTGGAACGGTGTACCGGTCAGCTCCAGCTACGCAGCATGCGCCAGCGGCTCCCAGGCCCTGCAGAGCGCCCGCGCGCAGATCTTGGCCGGCTTCTGCGACGTGGCGCTGGTGATCGGCGCCGATACCACACCGAAGGGCTTTTTCGCGCCGGTGGGCGGCGAGCGCCGCAGCGATCCCGATTGGCAGCGATTCCACCTGATCGGGGCCACCAACCCGGTGTACTTCGCCCTGCTGGCGCGGCGACGAATGGATCTCTACGGCGCGACCCTCGAGGACTTCGCGCAGGTCAAGGTCAAGAATTCCCGGCACGGCCGGCAGAACCCGAACGCCCGATACCGCAAGGAGGTATCGGTCGACGACGTGCTGGCCAGCCAGGTGGTGGCCGACCCGTTGCGGTTGCTGGACATCTGCGCCACCTCCGACGGCGCGGCGGCGCTGATCGTGGCCAGCGCGAAGTTCGCCCGGGAGCACCTGGGCTCCCTGAATGGGGTGCCCTCGGTGCGTGCGGTCAGCACCGTCACCCCGCGCTACCCTCAGCACCTGCCCGAATTGCCGGACATCGCAACGGATTCCACCGCGGTCGTGCCCGCACCGGACCGAGTGTTCAAGGATCAGATCCTCGACGCCGCCTACGCCGAAGCCGGTATCGGGCCCGAAGACCTGAGTCTGGCCGAGGTCTACGACCTGTCCACCGCGCTGGAACTCGACTGGTACGAGCACCTCGGGTTGTGCGCAAAGGGTGAAGCCGAAGCGCTGCTGCGCAGCGGCGCGACCAGCATTGGCGGCAAGGTCCCGGTCAACCCTTCCGGCGGGCTGGCTTGCTTCGGTGAGGCCATCCCCGCGCAGGCGATCGCCCAGGTCTGCGAGCTGACCTGGCAGCTGCGCGGTCAGGCCACCGGCCGGCAGGTGGTGGACGCGACGGTCGGCGTCACCGCCAATCAGGGCCTATTCGGCCATGGCTCGTCGGTGATCGTGGCGCGATAG
- a CDS encoding Zn-ribbon domain-containing OB-fold protein translates to MPKVTHQEPAIEGWFAADEAGNPYLTGSKCPQCGTYVFPPRANNCPNPACAGDALESVALSTRGKLWSYTENRYAPPPPYPSPDPFEPFAVAAVELADEGLIVLGKVVEGTLAADLKVGIEMELTTMPLFTDEDGVARIVYGWRIARAGDDAQPSDGVGALPHKWEVAPPACGAERRK, encoded by the coding sequence GTGCCAAAGGTCACCCACCAAGAACCAGCAATCGAGGGATGGTTCGCCGCCGATGAGGCCGGCAACCCCTACCTGACCGGCAGCAAGTGCCCCCAGTGCGGCACTTACGTTTTCCCGCCCCGGGCCAACAACTGCCCCAACCCAGCCTGTGCAGGCGACGCACTAGAGTCCGTCGCATTGTCGACCCGCGGAAAGCTATGGAGCTACACCGAGAATCGGTACGCCCCGCCGCCTCCCTATCCCTCCCCGGACCCCTTTGAGCCGTTCGCGGTCGCCGCGGTGGAACTTGCCGACGAGGGACTGATCGTGCTGGGCAAAGTGGTGGAGGGCACGCTGGCCGCCGATTTGAAGGTCGGCATCGAGATGGAGCTGACTACCATGCCGCTGTTCACGGACGAAGACGGCGTGGCGCGCATCGTCTACGGATGGAGGATCGCGCGCGCCGGCGACGATGCGCAGCCAAGCGATGGGGTGGGGGCACTCCCCCACAAGTGGGAGGTAGCCCCACCCGCTTGCGGGGCAGAGCGGCGGAAATGA
- a CDS encoding adenylate/guanylate cyclase domain-containing protein produces MAAKKCGAPLASDASSRRPDCVAAVRGQTRAPSQHYAEAVARRQRILSITAWLAVMVSASFMLVQLATGSWSWQVGPINVAAAVVFAIVPLLHRYGELVAPLTFIGAAYVSVFCIGWAVGTGSGTQLFFLVGACLVVLLVGIEHIALAGGLAAVAAGLIMTLEFTVPRDTGLQPPWAQTLGFVLTTVSACVMVVATVWFALRDTARAEEAMEAEYERSEALLANMLPASIAERLKAPERHVIADKYDEASVLFADIVGFTERASNTAPADLVRFLDRLYSAFDALVDKHGLEKIKVTGDSYMVVSGVPRPRSDHVQALADFALDMVGVAAGLTDPHGRSVPLRVGLATGPVVAGVVGSRRFFYDVWGDAVNVASRMETTDSAGQIQVPDDVYVRLKDDFVLRERGHISVKGKGVMRTWYLLGRKATADSGDVLGGEPRTARV; encoded by the coding sequence GTGGCGGCTAAGAAGTGCGGCGCCCCACTAGCGTCAGACGCCTCGTCGCGACGCCCGGACTGTGTAGCGGCAGTGCGGGGGCAAACCCGCGCCCCCAGCCAGCACTACGCCGAAGCCGTCGCGCGCCGCCAGCGCATACTCAGCATCACCGCATGGCTGGCGGTGATGGTGAGTGCAAGCTTCATGCTCGTGCAACTGGCCACCGGGTCGTGGTCCTGGCAGGTCGGGCCGATCAACGTTGCCGCCGCGGTAGTCTTCGCGATCGTCCCGCTATTGCACCGCTACGGGGAATTGGTTGCGCCGCTTACGTTTATCGGCGCGGCGTATGTGTCCGTCTTCTGCATCGGCTGGGCCGTGGGCACCGGTTCGGGCACGCAGCTCTTCTTCCTGGTTGGGGCCTGTCTGGTGGTCCTGTTGGTGGGCATTGAGCACATCGCGTTGGCGGGCGGACTGGCGGCGGTCGCCGCGGGCCTGATCATGACGCTGGAGTTCACGGTCCCGCGCGATACCGGGTTGCAGCCGCCGTGGGCCCAGACCCTGGGTTTCGTCCTGACCACCGTCTCCGCGTGCGTGATGGTGGTCGCAACGGTGTGGTTCGCGCTGCGGGATACCGCACGCGCCGAGGAGGCCATGGAGGCCGAATACGAGCGCTCGGAGGCACTGCTGGCCAACATGTTGCCGGCCAGCATCGCCGAGCGACTCAAGGCGCCCGAGCGGCATGTCATCGCCGACAAGTACGACGAGGCCTCGGTCCTGTTCGCCGACATCGTTGGCTTCACCGAGCGCGCCAGCAACACCGCACCGGCCGATCTGGTGCGGTTCCTGGACCGCCTGTACAGCGCCTTCGACGCGCTGGTGGACAAGCACGGTCTGGAGAAAATCAAGGTCACCGGCGACTCTTACATGGTGGTCAGCGGGGTTCCACGACCACGGTCGGACCACGTCCAGGCGCTGGCGGACTTCGCGCTCGACATGGTCGGCGTCGCGGCCGGACTGACGGATCCGCATGGCCGCTCAGTGCCGTTGCGGGTGGGGCTGGCCACCGGACCGGTGGTCGCCGGCGTCGTGGGTTCTCGCCGGTTCTTTTACGACGTATGGGGCGACGCGGTCAATGTCGCGTCCCGGATGGAAACCACCGACTCGGCGGGACAAATCCAGGTGCCCGATGATGTCTACGTGCGCCTGAAGGACGACTTCGTGTTGCGGGAGCGCGGCCACATCAGCGTCAAGGGAAAAGGCGTCATGCGCACTTGGTATCTCCTCGGCCGCAAGGCAACCGCAGATTCTGGTGACGTGCTCGGGGGCGAACCACGCACGGCCCGGGTCTGA
- a CDS encoding adenylate/guanylate cyclase domain-containing protein, which produces MAAEKRATQAQRSGGSSRRADGVGSVRAGSRARSQHNAETEARRQRVLVIIALSAAIVCVGFVLVQLAIGAWSSQLEWVNVSAAIVFAIVPLLRRFGRLVAPLTLLGAAYASVFASCWDVGTGLGSQFFFLVAASLVVLLLGIEHIVLAVGLAAVAAGLIVTLEFLVPNNTGLEPAWVESLAFVLTTVSACGIVVGAMWFSLRDTARAEAAMEAEHERSESLLANILPASIAERLKEPGQEVIADKYDEASVLFADIVGFTQRASSTAPTDLVRFLDRLYSTFDALIDKYGLEKIKVSGDSYMVVSGVPQPRPDHIHALADFALDMVGVAAELKDPDGHPVALRVGLATGPVVAGVVGSRRFFYDVWGDAVNVASRMETTDTVGKIQVSDEVCERLRDDFVLEERGCIEVKGKGVMQTCYLVGRKSVEGSDDRLPEGPRTAHV; this is translated from the coding sequence GTGGCGGCTGAGAAGCGCGCAACCCAGGCGCAGCGGTCCGGGGGCTCGTCGCGCCGTGCGGATGGTGTCGGATCCGTGCGGGCCGGAAGCCGCGCCCGCAGCCAACACAACGCCGAAACCGAAGCCCGACGGCAGCGCGTGCTTGTCATCATCGCCTTGTCGGCCGCGATCGTGTGTGTCGGCTTTGTGCTCGTGCAACTCGCGATCGGAGCATGGTCATCACAGCTCGAGTGGGTCAATGTCAGCGCAGCGATAGTCTTCGCGATTGTCCCGCTGCTTCGCCGCTTCGGACGCCTAGTTGCGCCACTCACCCTTCTCGGTGCCGCTTACGCATCGGTCTTTGCCAGCTGCTGGGACGTGGGCACCGGCTTGGGCTCGCAGTTCTTTTTCCTGGTGGCGGCATCCCTGGTGGTCCTGCTCCTGGGAATCGAACACATCGTGCTGGCGGTCGGGTTAGCCGCAGTCGCCGCCGGCTTGATCGTCACGCTGGAGTTCCTCGTCCCCAACAACACCGGGCTGGAACCAGCCTGGGTCGAATCACTGGCCTTCGTCCTCACCACCGTCTCCGCCTGCGGGATAGTGGTCGGCGCGATGTGGTTCTCCTTGAGAGACACCGCCCGGGCTGAGGCGGCCATGGAGGCCGAGCATGAGCGCTCCGAGTCCTTGCTCGCCAATATTTTGCCGGCCAGCATCGCCGAACGACTCAAGGAGCCCGGCCAAGAAGTCATCGCTGACAAATACGACGAGGCCTCGGTTCTATTCGCCGACATCGTCGGATTCACCCAGCGGGCCAGCAGCACCGCGCCCACCGACCTGGTGCGGTTCCTAGACCGGCTGTACAGCACTTTCGACGCCCTGATTGACAAGTACGGGCTGGAGAAGATCAAGGTCAGCGGCGATTCCTACATGGTGGTCAGCGGGGTCCCGCAACCGCGGCCCGACCACATACACGCGCTGGCAGACTTCGCACTCGACATGGTCGGCGTCGCGGCTGAACTGAAGGATCCGGACGGCCACCCGGTGGCGCTGCGGGTGGGCCTGGCCACCGGACCCGTGGTCGCCGGCGTCGTGGGTTCGCGCCGATTCTTCTATGACGTATGGGGCGACGCGGTCAACGTAGCGTCGCGGATGGAAACCACCGACACGGTGGGCAAGATTCAAGTCTCCGATGAGGTCTGCGAACGGCTCAGGGACGACTTTGTGCTGGAGGAGCGCGGCTGCATCGAGGTCAAGGGCAAAGGCGTCATGCAAACGTGCTATCTCGTCGGCCGCAAGTCCGTCGAAGGCTCCGACGACCGACTTCCTGAAGGACCGCGCACTGCCCACGTCTGA
- a CDS encoding HdeD family acid-resistance protein — MCHTAPMEPSPVMSPVPSLLPHLWKSTLVSGILSLILGILVLAWPGISILVAAVAFGVYLLITGVAQVAFAFSLHVSAGSRILLFISGAASLILAVLAFRHFGDAVLLLAIWIGIGFIFRGVATTVSAVSDPMLPGRGWSIFVGVISLIAGIVVMASPFESIWILALVVGIWLVVIGACEIASSFAIRKASQTLHR, encoded by the coding sequence ATGTGTCACACTGCGCCCATGGAACCAAGCCCCGTCATGAGCCCTGTCCCCAGCTTGTTGCCGCATCTATGGAAATCCACCCTGGTATCGGGAATTCTGTCGCTGATCCTTGGCATCCTGGTACTGGCCTGGCCGGGAATATCCATCCTGGTTGCTGCCGTGGCGTTCGGTGTCTACCTCCTGATCACCGGCGTTGCGCAGGTCGCATTCGCGTTCAGCCTGCATGTTTCGGCGGGCAGCCGGATCCTGTTGTTCATCAGCGGTGCCGCCTCGCTCATCCTGGCCGTACTGGCCTTTCGCCATTTCGGTGACGCCGTCCTGCTGCTGGCCATCTGGATCGGCATCGGGTTCATATTCCGCGGCGTGGCCACCACCGTTTCCGCGGTTAGTGATCCGATGCTGCCGGGACGAGGATGGTCGATCTTCGTCGGGGTGATCAGCCTCATTGCCGGCATTGTCGTGATGGCGTCGCCGTTCGAATCCATCTGGATACTGGCGTTGGTCGTCGGCATCTGGCTCGTGGTGATCGGCGCATGTGAGATCGCGTCATCGTTCGCCATCCGCAAGGCATCGCAGACGCTGCACCGGTGA